One genomic region from Candidatus Defluviilinea gracilis encodes:
- a CDS encoding NAD-dependent epimerase/dehydratase family protein, whose translation MMKTLVTGGVGFIGSHIAETLLARGDSVRVLDNFTTGKRENIAAIAQDVEIIEADLRDVSRVGEAVRGMDVVFHSAAFVSVPQSMEQPQECFDVNVGGTHLLLESARRAGVRRVVLASSAAVYGESDALPLLEETPLQPKSPYALSKRVNEMYAELFTNQFDLEVVALRYFNVYGPRQRPDSMYAAAVPIFIQRLLDGKPVTIFGDGGQTRDLINIRDVVRANLIASEHPNAVGKIFNICTGIETCLLDLLDVLYALFPSAPPTEIALPRAGDIYRSVGSPQKAKDIIDFKATTSLSEGLKETVESMRQQSPISNLQSPISIL comes from the coding sequence ATGATGAAAACTCTCGTCACTGGCGGAGTGGGGTTCATCGGTTCGCACATCGCAGAGACTTTGCTCGCGCGCGGCGATTCGGTGCGCGTGTTGGATAATTTCACCACAGGCAAACGAGAAAACATCGCGGCGATTGCGCAGGATGTCGAGATCATCGAAGCCGACCTTCGAGACGTTTCGCGCGTCGGGGAGGCTGTGCGCGGCATGGACGTTGTTTTCCACTCCGCGGCATTTGTCTCCGTCCCGCAATCTATGGAGCAACCGCAAGAATGTTTCGACGTTAATGTAGGCGGAACACATCTCCTGCTCGAATCGGCGCGACGCGCGGGCGTCAGGCGCGTTGTCCTCGCTTCAAGCGCGGCAGTCTATGGCGAATCCGATGCGTTGCCTCTCCTCGAAGAAACTCCTCTGCAACCAAAATCACCTTATGCGTTGTCGAAGCGCGTCAACGAGATGTACGCCGAACTATTCACAAACCAATTCGATCTCGAAGTTGTCGCGCTCCGCTATTTCAACGTCTATGGTCCACGCCAACGCCCCGACTCGATGTACGCCGCGGCAGTCCCGATCTTCATTCAGAGATTATTGGATGGAAAACCTGTCACCATCTTCGGCGATGGCGGTCAAACCCGCGACCTCATCAACATCCGCGATGTTGTCCGTGCCAACCTGATCGCATCCGAACACCCAAACGCCGTAGGGAAAATTTTCAACATCTGCACAGGCATCGAAACGTGCCTGCTCGACTTGCTCGACGTGTTGTATGCACTCTTCCCCAGCGCGCCGCCAACCGAAATCGCTCTTCCCCGCGCAGGCGACATCTACCGCTCCGTCGGAAGCCCGCAAAAAGCAAAAGATATAATTGACTTCAAAGCAACCACATCCCTATCCGAAGGTCTAAAAGAAACCGTCGAATCCATGCGCCAACAATCTCCAATCTCTAATCTCCAATCTCCAATCTCTATTCTCTAA
- a CDS encoding polysaccharide biosynthesis protein produces MSFSRPPHIRNRFVLIGDIALIIVSVLGSFALRLNVEELPFYFPAVVLMSVVALAIKIPVYYFFGLYRRLWIYASTGELRLITVAVTTASVLTSGVMALLIVTRNVYPGMPRSALGIDWLLSLVLIGGSRFALRILAEQSMSARSSGKSKRAIIIGAGDAGALVVRELQKTSQLNLIPVGFLDDDPAKQKHSIHGITVIGAVNDLASAIDLHHVDEVIIAIPSAPGQLVRAINDVCRVKGIPSRTMPGIYELIGGKVSVNRLREVDITDLLRREPVRVNDEAVGAALEGKRVLVTGAGGSIGRELCRQIARRNPSELVLLGHGENSIFEILLELNQEYPNLSLSPVIADIRNTERLAQIFAQHQPQVVFHAAAHKHVPLMEVNIVEAVTNNVIGTRNVVQAALSQNVERFVLISTDKAVRPSSIYGATKRLAEMIVLDASSRSIPLGRSTPHAFSVVRFGNVLGSRGSIIPIFKNQIAGGGPVTITHPDMYRFFMTIPEAVYLVLQAASMENGGETFVLNMGEPVRILDLAEDLIRLSGLEPHRDIEISYTGIRAGEKLTEELWDEGTPLAKTLHPDIFRLDADASSSDLNLPQVIERLSSLSHSNDTDAMIALLDELIPNSSIREQSESKVTGQKSLLTFDL; encoded by the coding sequence ATGTCTTTCTCCCGCCCCCCTCACATCCGCAACCGCTTCGTCCTCATCGGCGACATTGCCCTCATCATCGTCTCGGTGCTGGGAAGTTTTGCCCTGCGGCTGAACGTGGAGGAATTGCCGTTTTATTTTCCCGCCGTTGTGTTGATGAGTGTGGTCGCGCTCGCAATCAAAATCCCCGTTTACTATTTCTTCGGTTTGTATCGCCGCCTATGGATCTACGCCAGCACAGGCGAGTTGCGCTTGATCACCGTCGCAGTGACTACCGCCTCTGTCCTCACCTCAGGCGTGATGGCGCTCCTCATCGTAACTCGTAACGTGTATCCTGGAATGCCCCGTTCTGCTTTAGGCATTGACTGGCTCCTCTCGCTCGTTCTCATCGGCGGCTCGCGCTTTGCATTGCGAATCCTTGCCGAACAATCCATGTCCGCGCGTTCAAGCGGAAAAAGCAAACGCGCCATCATCATCGGCGCAGGCGACGCGGGCGCGTTGGTTGTTCGTGAATTACAAAAAACGTCGCAACTCAATTTGATTCCCGTCGGCTTCCTCGACGACGACCCCGCCAAACAAAAACATTCCATTCATGGAATTACTGTCATCGGGGCGGTCAACGATTTAGCCTCCGCGATTGACCTGCATCATGTAGACGAAGTCATCATCGCGATTCCCTCCGCGCCCGGTCAGCTCGTGCGCGCGATCAACGACGTTTGCCGCGTCAAAGGAATCCCCTCGCGCACGATGCCTGGCATTTATGAACTCATCGGCGGCAAGGTCAGCGTTAACCGCCTGCGCGAAGTGGACATCACCGACCTGCTTCGCCGCGAACCCGTGCGCGTCAATGACGAAGCCGTCGGCGCGGCGCTTGAGGGCAAGCGAGTCCTCGTCACGGGCGCGGGCGGCTCCATTGGGCGCGAACTCTGCCGACAGATCGCGCGCCGTAATCCATCTGAACTTGTTTTGCTCGGTCACGGCGAAAATAGCATCTTTGAAATTCTGCTCGAACTGAATCAAGAGTATCCGAATCTATCTCTCTCGCCCGTCATCGCCGACATCCGCAACACCGAACGACTCGCGCAAATTTTCGCGCAGCATCAACCGCAAGTTGTCTTCCATGCCGCCGCGCACAAACACGTCCCGTTGATGGAGGTGAACATCGTCGAAGCGGTCACGAACAACGTCATCGGCACGCGCAACGTTGTCCAAGCCGCGCTCAGCCAAAACGTCGAACGATTCGTGCTCATCTCCACCGATAAAGCCGTCCGCCCGTCATCCATCTACGGCGCAACAAAACGTCTCGCGGAAATGATCGTGCTGGACGCCTCATCGCGAAGCATCCCTTTGGGACGATCCACGCCTCACGCCTTTTCGGTAGTCCGCTTCGGCAACGTCCTGGGCAGTCGCGGCAGTATCATTCCCATTTTCAAAAATCAAATCGCGGGCGGCGGTCCCGTCACGATCACGCATCCCGACATGTATCGTTTTTTCATGACCATTCCCGAAGCGGTCTATCTCGTGCTTCAAGCCGCGTCGATGGAAAACGGTGGCGAAACGTTTGTGCTCAACATGGGCGAGCCTGTCCGCATTCTCGATCTCGCCGAAGACCTTATTCGACTCTCTGGACTCGAGCCGCATCGCGACATCGAAATTTCATACACGGGCATTCGCGCGGGCGAAAAATTAACGGAGGAACTTTGGGATGAGGGGACGCCGCTTGCGAAGACTCTGCACCCCGACATCTTCCGCCTCGACGCAGACGCTTCTTCCTCCGATTTGAACCTGCCTCAAGTCATCGAGCGACTCTCATCCCTCAGCCATTCCAACGACACCGACGCGATGATCGCACTGCTCGACGAGTTGATTCCAAATTCATCCATCCGCGAACAATCAGAGTCAAAGGTCACAGGTCAAAAGTCATTGCTGACCTTCGACCTTTGA
- a CDS encoding peptidoglycan bridge formation glycyltransferase FemA/FemB family protein → MIVSLTDWSHFLTQHPNAHLLQTGEWGELKSAFGWKPVRVISGNIGAQILFRKLPLGFTVGYIPKAVISDQLSVGSEQLSVGSEQFWKEVDSVCRNHRAIFLKLEPDLWSDPQPETWNLKLETSPHNIQPPRTILINIKDDEDTILARMKQKTRYNIRLAEKKGVTVRAWDDIESFHKMMLVTGGRDGFGVHSLEYYKRAYELLRPKGLGEILVAEYEGKPLAALFVARNGNRAYYLYGASTDEERNRMPTYLLQWEAMKWAKARGCEEYDLWGVPDEDEATLEINFESRHDGLWGVYRFKRGFGGAHSVKRAAQAMDRVYNPILYWAYLKFIGSRGE, encoded by the coding sequence ATGATCGTTTCCCTCACCGACTGGAGTCATTTCCTCACCCAACATCCCAACGCCCACCTCCTGCAAACAGGCGAGTGGGGTGAGTTGAAGTCCGCGTTTGGGTGGAAGCCTGTGCGAGTGATCAGCGGAAATATTGGCGCGCAAATTTTGTTTCGCAAGTTGCCGTTGGGGTTCACGGTTGGGTATATTCCGAAAGCAGTTATCAGTGATCAGTTATCAGTAGGCAGTGAGCAGTTATCAGTGGGCAGTGAACAGTTTTGGAAAGAGGTCGATTCGGTTTGTCGAAATCATCGCGCAATCTTCCTCAAACTCGAACCTGATCTTTGGAGTGACCCACAACCTGAAACATGGAACCTGAAACTTGAAACCTCCCCTCACAACATCCAACCTCCTCGCACTATCCTCATCAACATCAAAGATGACGAAGACACGATTCTGGCGCGGATGAAACAAAAGACGCGCTACAACATCCGCCTCGCCGAGAAGAAGGGCGTGACCGTCCGCGCATGGGACGATATCGAATCCTTTCACAAGATGATGCTCGTCACAGGCGGGCGCGACGGGTTCGGAGTCCACTCGTTGGAATATTACAAACGCGCGTATGAACTCCTCCGGCCAAAGGGCCTTGGCGAAATCCTCGTCGCTGAATACGAAGGTAAACCTCTCGCGGCGTTATTCGTCGCCCGAAATGGAAACCGCGCGTATTATCTTTACGGCGCGTCAACGGATGAAGAACGCAACCGAATGCCAACGTACCTCCTGCAATGGGAAGCGATGAAATGGGCAAAAGCGCGCGGATGCGAAGAATACGATCTCTGGGGAGTCCCTGACGAAGATGAAGCGACCCTCGAAATCAATTTTGAATCACGTCACGATGGCTTGTGGGGAGTCTATCGCTTCAAACGCGGATTCGGCGGAGCGCATAGCGTCAAACGCGCGGCGCAGGCAATGGATCGAGTGTACAATCCGATTCTGTATTGGGCGTATCTGAAATTCATTGGGAGTCGCGGCGAATAA
- a CDS encoding NUDIX domain-containing protein, which translates to MELHDREVCPACGWVYYAQLKVGAAVLIEQDGRLLLLRRSYEPWTGTWMTPAGYVEADEDPRNAAIREVYEETGLEVELGELFDVYYFDDDPRGNGVTFVYLAEKISGEIRINGESSIAKYFHWREIPAELSKGAHDKMIMAWRIKAQQRES; encoded by the coding sequence ATGGAACTCCATGATCGGGAAGTTTGTCCTGCGTGTGGTTGGGTATATTACGCTCAATTGAAAGTCGGCGCAGCGGTCTTGATTGAACAGGACGGAAGGCTGTTGTTGTTACGGCGTAGCTACGAACCATGGACAGGAACCTGGATGACGCCTGCTGGATACGTCGAAGCAGACGAAGATCCAAGAAATGCGGCGATCAGGGAAGTTTACGAAGAAACAGGCCTAGAAGTGGAACTCGGTGAATTATTCGATGTTTATTATTTTGACGATGACCCGCGCGGCAATGGCGTCACTTTTGTATATCTTGCCGAAAAAATTTCAGGAGAAATAAGAATCAACGGCGAATCCAGCATTGCGAAATATTTTCATTGGCGGGAAATTCCTGCTGAATTATCTAAAGGCGCGCACGATAAGATGATTATGGCATGGCGTATAAAGGCACAACAGCGAGAATCATAA
- a CDS encoding peptidoglycan bridge formation glycyltransferase FemA/FemB family protein has translation MVNLWNNLISDLPNPHFLQTYEWGQVKAKYGWSPLYAVWDADGKWKVESDPNLLSTFHSPVAAALILKRQILQNNFAARLSILYSPKGPLLDWTNESLRKHVLDDLQSFAKKQGAIFLKCDPDVVLGTGVPHSADDAEDKNGSAIMSELKRRGWGYSSDQIQFKNTVVIDLHSTEDELLARMKQKTRYNIRLAEKKGVSLRVGNLEDLGMLYKMYAETSVRDGFVIRDEAYYKTVWELFMKANQIQFSNSPNSQSDSEQASSPSTSLSASLQFSNSPISNLQSPITNYREASPWDQLPHAEPLIAEVNNQPVAAIFVFYFAGRAYYVYGMSRDAHREKMPTYLLQWEAMKRAKLRGCTVYDLWGAPEVFDESDSMWGVYRFKEGLGGKVVRTLGAWDFAPNQFWYRMYSDIMPRVLDVMRSRGRSKTKQSLGA, from the coding sequence ATGGTAAATCTTTGGAACAATCTGATCTCTGATCTTCCCAACCCGCACTTCCTCCAAACCTACGAGTGGGGACAGGTGAAGGCGAAGTATGGGTGGAGCCCGTTGTATGCGGTGTGGGATGCGGATGGAAAGTGGAAAGTGGAAAGTGACCCGAATCTACTTTCTACTTTCCACTCGCCAGTTGCGGCGGCACTGATTCTGAAAAGACAAATCCTCCAAAACAACTTCGCCGCGCGGTTGTCTATTTTATATTCGCCGAAGGGACCGCTCCTCGATTGGACGAATGAATCGCTTCGTAAGCACGTGCTGGATGACCTGCAGTCCTTTGCGAAAAAACAAGGTGCGATCTTCTTGAAATGCGATCCCGATGTCGTGCTGGGAACGGGAGTCCCTCACAGCGCGGATGATGCCGAAGATAAAAACGGATCAGCCATCATGTCCGAGTTGAAGCGGAGGGGGTGGGGGTACTCGTCGGATCAAATCCAATTCAAGAATACGGTCGTGATCGATCTCCATTCAACCGAAGATGAACTCCTCGCGCGGATGAAACAGAAGACGCGCTACAACATCCGCCTCGCGGAGAAGAAGGGCGTCTCTCTGCGCGTAGGCAATTTGGAAGATTTGGGGATGCTTTACAAAATGTACGCAGAAACCTCCGTGCGCGACGGCTTTGTGATTCGCGATGAAGCATATTACAAAACGGTTTGGGAATTATTTATGAAGGCAAACCAAATCCAATTCTCTAATTCTCCAAATTCTCAATCGGATTCAGAACAAGCCTCCAGCCCTTCGACTTCGCTCAGCGCAAGCCTCCAATTCTCTAATTCTCCAATCTCTAATCTCCAATCACCAATTACCAATTATCGCGAAGCATCCCCGTGGGACCAATTACCCCATGCCGAACCTCTCATCGCGGAGGTAAACAACCAACCCGTCGCCGCGATATTTGTTTTTTATTTCGCAGGTCGCGCATATTATGTGTATGGCATGTCGCGCGACGCGCACCGCGAAAAGATGCCGACATATCTCTTGCAATGGGAAGCGATGAAGCGCGCAAAGTTGCGTGGATGCACAGTCTATGATCTGTGGGGCGCGCCCGAAGTGTTCGATGAAAGCGACTCGATGTGGGGAGTCTATCGCTTCAAAGAGGGACTCGGCGGCAAGGTCGTCCGCACCCTCGGCGCGTGGGATTTTGCGCCAAATCAATTTTGGTATCGGATGTATTCGGATATCATGCCGCGCGTGTTGGATGTGATGAGATCGCGCGGAAGGTCGAAGACCAAGCAGAGTTTAGGGGCTTGA
- a CDS encoding D-cysteine desulfhydrase family protein, whose amino-acid sequence MNKIPRLNFAHLPTPIEELPRLSDVLAGPRILVKRDDQTGLAFGGNKTRKLEFLVAEAQKQGVRTLISGGALQSNHCRQTAAAAAKYGFDCILVLNGEMPDKPSANLLLDQLFGAEVVTIADRNERDRVLKETFDKAVADGRKPYLVPYGGSSPTGALGYAFAMEELMEQNKHVDWIIFGTSSGGTHAGLVLGQRVFEFKGKVLGISIDESEEWLKSRVSKLATEASERLGERIRFESAEVSANADYCKAGYGVLTDAEREAVNLFAKYEGLLLDPVYTGRAAAGMIDLIRKGYFKSEETVLFWHTGGQPALFAEKYANILKT is encoded by the coding sequence ATGAACAAAATCCCTCGATTAAATTTCGCCCATCTCCCAACACCCATCGAAGAACTCCCGCGTCTATCGGACGTGTTGGCTGGTCCGCGCATCCTCGTCAAGCGCGACGACCAGACGGGACTCGCTTTCGGCGGCAACAAGACTCGCAAGTTGGAGTTTCTCGTTGCGGAGGCGCAGAAGCAAGGCGTGCGGACGTTGATCTCTGGCGGCGCGTTGCAGTCGAATCATTGTCGGCAGACTGCGGCGGCGGCGGCGAAGTATGGATTCGATTGCATCCTCGTGTTGAACGGAGAGATGCCTGATAAACCGTCCGCCAATTTGTTGTTGGATCAATTATTCGGCGCGGAAGTCGTGACGATTGCCGATCGCAATGAACGCGACCGCGTGTTGAAAGAGACATTCGACAAAGCCGTTGCGGATGGACGCAAGCCGTATCTCGTCCCGTACGGCGGGTCGAGTCCGACGGGCGCGTTGGGGTATGCGTTTGCGATGGAGGAGTTGATGGAGCAAAATAAACATGTTGATTGGATCATCTTCGGCACATCCTCAGGCGGAACGCACGCGGGACTCGTATTGGGTCAGCGCGTGTTTGAGTTCAAAGGCAAGGTGTTGGGAATCAGCATTGACGAGTCGGAAGAGTGGTTGAAGAGTCGCGTGTCCAAACTGGCGACGGAGGCGAGTGAAAGGCTGGGGGAGCGGATTCGGTTCGAGTCGGCTGAGGTGTCTGCAAATGCCGACTACTGCAAGGCAGGCTACGGAGTCCTGACTGATGCGGAGCGCGAAGCGGTCAATCTGTTTGCGAAGTACGAAGGTCTTCTACTTGATCCCGTCTACACAGGGCGCGCGGCGGCGGGGATGATCGATCTCATCCGCAAAGGGTATTTCAAGAGCGAGGAGACTGTGCTATTCTGGCACACAGGCGGACAACCCGCGCTGTTCGCGGAGAAGTATGCGAATATTCTAAAAACCTGA
- a CDS encoding nuclear transport factor 2 family protein, producing MTPTRMSKIESSVRTVMDFNDAFNRHDIAGMMKLTTDDTVFENTSPSPDGTRYSGKDAVTNFWEDFFREAPNAHIDIEEIFGLGIHCVMRWTYTWGDGHVRGVDVFKLRDGLICEKLSYVKG from the coding sequence ATGACCCCAACCCGCATGTCCAAAATCGAATCCTCAGTCCGCACCGTGATGGACTTCAACGACGCCTTCAATCGTCACGACATCGCAGGCATGATGAAGTTGACAACAGACGACACAGTCTTTGAGAACACATCCCCCTCCCCAGATGGGACGAGGTACTCAGGCAAAGATGCAGTGACAAATTTTTGGGAAGATTTCTTCCGCGAAGCGCCAAACGCCCACATTGACATCGAAGAAATCTTCGGTCTCGGCATCCACTGCGTCATGCGTTGGACGTACACCTGGGGCGACGGTCACGTCCGCGGGGTGGATGTGTTCAAGTTGAGGGACGGGTTGATTTGCGAGAAGTTGTCGTATGTGAAGGGGTGA
- a CDS encoding dienelactone hydrolase family protein, giving the protein MYTTDMNEGIHAETVTMLGANGDRINAFLARPLGDGKFPAMVLAHHMPGWDLLYREFTYKFAHHRYVTISPNLYFRAGHGTPEDVAAKVRAEGGVSDESVVGDLAGAAKYLNTLPYVNGRIGIFGTCSGGRHAYLAACRTTEFNAAIDCWGGRVVMTPDQLNEKTPVSPLALTKDLSCPLLGIFGNDDTSPSPEQVNQHEAELKKQDKTYEFHRYDGAGHGFFYYTRPAYRQAQAMDGWEKVFAFCEKHLS; this is encoded by the coding sequence ATGTACACGACTGACATGAACGAAGGCATTCATGCCGAAACTGTGACAATGCTCGGCGCGAACGGAGACCGCATCAACGCGTTTCTGGCGCGTCCGCTCGGTGACGGGAAATTTCCCGCGATGGTGCTGGCGCATCACATGCCGGGCTGGGACTTGTTGTATCGCGAGTTCACGTACAAGTTCGCGCATCACAGGTATGTGACCATTTCGCCGAATCTGTACTTCCGCGCGGGGCATGGGACGCCCGAAGACGTGGCGGCAAAAGTACGAGCGGAGGGAGGCGTGTCGGACGAGTCGGTAGTCGGCGATCTGGCGGGCGCGGCAAAATATCTCAACACGTTGCCATACGTCAACGGCAGGATCGGAATCTTCGGCACGTGTTCAGGCGGACGTCATGCGTATCTCGCGGCATGCCGCACAACGGAGTTCAACGCCGCCATTGATTGTTGGGGCGGACGGGTCGTGATGACTCCCGATCAGTTGAACGAGAAGACGCCGGTCTCGCCGCTGGCTCTCACCAAGGACTTGTCGTGTCCGCTGCTCGGCATTTTCGGCAATGACGACACCTCGCCTTCACCGGAGCAAGTCAACCAGCATGAGGCTGAATTGAAGAAGCAGGACAAGACGTATGAATTCCATCGCTACGACGGCGCGGGTCACGGATTCTTTTATTACACCCGCCCCGCCTATCGTCAAGCCCAAGCCATGGATGGCTGGGAGAAAGTTTTTGCGTTTTGTGAAAAGCATCTTTCATGA